From a single Silene latifolia isolate original U9 population chromosome 6, ASM4854445v1, whole genome shotgun sequence genomic region:
- the LOC141585791 gene encoding MLP-like protein 31: MGVIGKLEVEVDIKSSGDVFHELFKTNPNHVCNIVPDQIHACDVHEGEFGQIGSIIQWDYTFDGKKCLTKEVIEAIDEEKKMVKFRVIEGDLLTDYKNMSIAVHVIPKGDIDAVLWEIEFERFDDYGPYPTKFMDFLIALTRDVEAHHLNA, translated from the exons ATGGGTGTGATAGGGAAACTTGAAGTAGAAGTAGACATTAAGTCATCAGGAGATGTGTTCCATGAGTTGTTTAAAACCAACCCTAACCATGTTTGCAACATTGTTCCTGATCAAATTCATGCTTGTGATGTGCATGAAGGTGAATTTGGTCAAATTGGCTCTATTATTCAATGGGACTATACCTTTG ATGGGAAAAAATGCTTGACAAAGGAAGTAATTGAAGCCATAGACGAGGAGAAGAAGATGGTAAAATTCCGGGTTATTGAAGGAGATTTACTTACAGATTACAAGAATATGTCAATAGCTGTTCATGTTATACCTAAGGGAGATATTGACGCAGTGTTGTGGGAGATTGAATTTGAGAGGTTTGATGATTATGGGCCTTACCCAACTAAGTTCATGGATTTCCTTATAGCTCTCACCAGAGACGTCGAGGCGCATCATCTTAATGCATGA